TTCGTTTAAGCACGGGTTCAAACGCTTTACAATTTACAAAATTTAAAAGCGCAAACACCAGCCCGAAAAACTTTATGGTGGCTGCAATCCCGGTGCAGGGGAAATTGTTATGCCTGCTCTTCAAACCAATGGTCAGGCATGAAATACTTCGGGGAACATTCCAATGCCCTGGCTAATTCATTAATCATCCGCACGCTGAAAGCCTTCCCGCGTTTGTGGCTTTCAAACTGGCTGATATAGCCTTCTGATTTGTTTAATCGGAATGATAAATCTTCCTGGCTTAACTTCAATTCTTCTCTGCGTTTCTTTACTTGTCCTGTTACATACGAATCTATCGCTGAAATCTTCGGCATATTTCTTTTTGCCGCAATCAAATCCGGTATTTCTGCACAAATACATAACTATAGTATGTATTTATCTGGAAATTTCTTAAATTACTGCTGGTAAAGGGTAAAGAAACAAAAAAAAGTTTCTCTGTCCCATTTTAGTATATAATAAAATAGTGTTATGAAATCAGGTTAAAAAAATATTACTTTGCGATCTTAAAATATTTCGCATTGTCATCCTCTTATAACCTGTGTAGCTTGGCGGCACCAGGGAGTAAGTAGCGATGCCTGCGTACCATCATATGGGCGCAGGCTCGCTTGTATGCTGTATCCGGTGCCGCCAAGCTACACGGGTCGCTGCAAGATTGAGCCCTGCGCCCTCCCTATGTCGTGGATGGCCCTAGCTCCACTTAACTTTAGTTACAAGGGTTCTGGTTAGCATTTATTGAACCATTTCGGAGAAATTGACGTATATTATATGTATTCTTCCGGGCATCCCCATGCTCTTTTGAATACAATTCTCCAATTAGATATAAGTGGTTAGAAATCATCCCCGTTACGCTAGAGTTTGCAGTTAATTTCATAATTTTGTAATATGAACACCGATCCACTCCTGCAACAATTGAAGGAAGGAGATCCTGGGGCTTTGAAGAATCTCTATACCACCTATTTCAACATGCTTTATGCAAAGGCATTCAGTATTGTAGGTGATGAGTTTATCGCAAAAGACCTGGTTCAAAACTGCTTCCTGGAAGTGTATGAGAAAAAAACATACCTGCAGGTTCATACCTCTCTGCAGGCGTATCTAATGGTTAGCATTCGTCGTCAGTGTTTTCTGTTCATCAAAGAGCAACGGCGCAAAAAAGCCCAAATGAGCCGCTACATGCTAACCCTCGAACAACCTACCGACTTTATTTCCGAGAAGATTACCCAGGAAGACCGTGCCTGCAAGGGCAAGGAATTAAATAAAGCATTGGGTAAGTTATCACCGCAGGAAATGAAAGTCTTGGAAACTGTAGTGTTCCAGGGGAAAACGCATAAGGAGGCAGCGGCCATCAATGGCATGAATGCCGGCACTTTGCATACTTACATCTATCGTGCTTTTGGAAAGTTGAAAAAATATGTTTCAGCCTCATAACACTATCTCGATGAATAACGAACAACGGGCATATTACGAAGGACTAATACTGCGCAATTACTATAACGAACTTTCAGCGACGGAGCAACTAGAACTGCACGGCGCATTGCAGAATTACCCGCAGGTACGGGCAATCAATCAGAACCTTACGCATTTCCTGCAAACCAATCGGCTGCCGGAAAAACTGGAACAACAGGCTATCCTGGCCGAATTTGGAAAATTTGAAAGTCAGGTCCATGTACAAAAAACGGATCGACGCCTTTGGTTGGTAGCGGCCAGCATTATCGTGTTAGTAGGCGCTTCGCTGTTATTCTTTTTAATCCGGCACCTTCCCGGCGTAAGGAAAGATAACCTCACCCCGCTTGCCGGGGTACAGCTAAAACTAGCCAATGGCTCTACACACGTAATGAACGTTGATTTCACGATAGCAAATAACGGCTTTATGCAGGGAACGAAGGATTCCCTAACCATCATAGATCCGTCCACTGAACCGGGAATGAACGAACTTATAGTGCCTGCAACCTATGAATATAAACTTATTCTGGCCGATGGTTCTACGGTGCATATGAACGCTGATTCAAAGCTGCGCTTCTCTAATGATTTCAAAAATATTCCCGAAGTATATCTGGAAGGTGAAGCCTATTTTGAAGTAACTCCTGATGCTAAAAGGGTCTTTCTTGTTCATTATCCCGGCGGTACGGTGCGGGTATTGGGAACCAGCTTTAATATTAATACGTATCTGCCGCAGCGTCCAGTCACCGTTTTAATCTCCGGCAAAGTAGACCTTGTTGCAAAAGATTCCGTCCACGCATTGCTTTCTCCTGGGCAGGCGGGAACTTATACGGCTGGCAAATGGCAAATCCAATCAGTTGATACAGCAGAAGCGTTGGCCTGGCGCCAGGGCGTGCAATATTTTAACGACATACCCCTGGAAGAAATCGTCCCTGTTATGGAGCGTTGGTATAACGTAAAAGTAGTATTGGATGGGGATGCAGCCAACGTGAAACTGAACACCCGCTTGAACAAACACAGGCCACTCAAGGAATTTTTAGAAATGATGGCAACGACTTCCGGGCTGAAATACCAAGAGCAGGAAAACACCATCCGCATTTACCGTTGATCCACATGTATGTTTGTGACTTCCATTTACAGCGCCTTTATCAAAGGAAAAAATAAAATATTTCGGTATCTTAACCTGGCTAAAAGTTTACCTCAAATGCCCAACCTTACCATAGAGGACCTTTCAAAAGAGGCGATCTTTATTAAAAAAATAACAACAGGTGACGCTCTAAGCTGGGAAATGTTTTATGTCAGCAATCGGGATGTGTACATGCGCTGCGTTTTATGGATGGGCCATTCCTCCGCGACCAGCTATTGCATTGTACAGCGTTTCTTTGTTCATCTGCTAAGTTCAGGAATGTACAAAGCATTCACCAGTACAACCTACCAGGAATTGAAAAAAGAAGTATTTCTGGAATTGAAAAAGTACATGCGGCAGCCTGTTCCGCCAAGAAAAAAACAACTATCGACACTGATCGGTAAATAACTTTTTATTCAGGGAGTTCCTGCCGGTAAAACTGCCTTGCCTTTTCGATACGAAGGGCGCAACCCGCCTTTAAAATTTCCAAACAATACTGCTGGTTATCGGTTTCTGCTTCCAGTAACATTTTTCGGCTCACCCTGCCGGCACGAAATTGCGCCTGCCGCAAACGTAATAGTGCTTCCATAGCCTTTCCTTTCTCTACCGCTATTTGAAGTGTTTCCTCAGCTATTTGAATTTTTGCAGAAACCTCCTGCCGGGAAAGATCCAGCGCCGCCTTTGTCAACTGCTCCTGGTAGCGGGTGGCAGATAGCTGATAGTTCAAAGCTGTTACCTGCGCACGGCGTGAACCACCGTCAAAAATAGGGATCGAGAGCCCAACAGCTCCGTACCCACTAACAAAGGATGATTTGGGCAACATTCCACCACTACCCGCCGGTCCAAGCCAGTAATAAGGGCCACCGGTAAGTGCCACCTTTGGCCGCCCGGCAGCTTTCAAAAGGTCTATTTCTACTTGCAGTTCTTGCGAGCGCAAACCGGCCTGGCGAACGAGTGGATGCAGTGAAGTAGTATCCTCCTGCTTTGAAAACAATTCATTGCTCATAACCGGTTTTTCATTCCTACTGATAACGACGGTGGCGGTATCAGTACCTATCAAAAGGCATATCCTGGCTTTCAATAATCGTAGTTGTGTGGCAATTTGTTTTTGATGTACTGCATTTTCCATAAATGCAACAGCGAGTAATAAAGAATCTTCACGCTCCTGGCTACCGGCCCGGATAGCTTCTTTTGTTTCAAACAGACTTCTTTCTATTGCTCTTGCATGTTGGGAAACCACGGCCTCAGAAGCAGACGCAGTTTGATATTCCCAATACAGCTTTTCTGTGGCGAATAATACCTTATTAATTTTTGCCTCTAAATCTACCTCTGCTATCTCTTTACCCAATACCGCACCGCGTCGTTTGATATGCGTATAACCGCCACCATAAATGAGTTGTTCCACGCCAATCGAGGCAACACCGCCGTAAGGGGCGAGTAGATCTTTTAACGGCGCGCCGGTGGCGAAACCGTAAACATTACCGGATATTTTGGGAGCGGCTGAAAGCCGGGAAACTGTTACCGCTTCCGTCTTGTATTTCATCTGCTCCCTGGTTGCTTTAATACCTATATTGTTTTGCAGAGCCTTTTCCTTGCATCCCTCCAGGTTCAGCTCTTGTGCTTTGGATGGAACCACAGCCAACAGGATGAACAAGGCGGTGGCAACAGCAGGATACCAGCGGGGGCGACTAAAGCGGATGGAAGGCAATTTCACCCACATAGCAAATAACACCGGAATGACCAGTAAAGTCTGAAAAACAGAAAACAGTACGCCAAACGCGATAACAGTAGCCAATGGCCCCCACATGGATGATCCACCCGCGATCATTGTTATCAATCCCATAGACGCCACCACAGAGGTAAGCACTACAGGACGCATCCGGCGTTTGGCTGCCTCTTTTGCCGATTCCTCGACGCTATGGCCTTCTGCCATATAAAGTATCGCATATTCCAGTTTGGTAATGGCATTTCGCTGCACTACAGCAGTCAGCGCCAGTAAACCAACTGCTGCTGTAAAACCCAACGGGTACCCCGTAACATATAGTCCCAGGGCCGCACCGGGAACACTCAATACAAATGTCAATATCACCAGTGCAGCCATTGAAAAGTTTTTATACACCAGTAGCGACAACAGGTAAATAATGAACAGGCCAGCCAATATAGCCGTAACCAGTCCCGGTAGATTTTCAAGTACAGTGGCAATTTCCCCGCCGTATTGCAAAGAGTAGCCCGCCGGTAATGCCATATCTCTTATTCTTTTGTCTACTTCCTTAAACACCTTGCTGGCAGGTACTCCTTTTTGAGCTTCTGCAAGAACGGTGAGCACTCTTTCACCGTTACGGTGAGTAATGGCCGCCGTATGATTTTTCAATTGGCAGTCCACGACTTCGCTTAGGGTTGTCATACCTCCATTGATTGAACGTACGGGAACCATGCCTATTCCATCCAGAAAGCCGCCTGCTTTTTCCAGATGTACAACCAGATTGATCTTTTCGTCATTTTCATAAAATGTTCCTACGTTAATCCCATCACCCGCAGCCTGAACAATACGCCCAATGGCAGCTTTGGGCGCCTGGTAATCGCTGGTAACCGAATTTTTCGCCACTACGTCAAGGCCGGTATAATCGCGACCAAAAGAAGTGCGCACGTAATTAATTCCGTTGATATTTTTGATTCGATCACAAATTTCTGCACCGATGTGTTTGAGTTCTTGCAGGTTACTTCCTGCAATATGAATTTCAATAGGGGCTTCGGTTTGGTTGAAATTGAGTGTTCGTACCTGAATATCTACGCCGGGAATGCTTCCTTCCAGGCTATCTACATACAAGCGGGCCAGGCGCCGGGTACTCGCAACATCATCGGTGGTAATGAAAAGCTGTGCGAAATTTTCACTCGCATAATGTGGTGCATAGGTAACATGGAACCGGAATGCGGAAACGCCTAAGAATGCTGTAACATCCCGCACGCCTTCGTCCTGCCTTATTCTATCTTCCAATTGCTGCGCCACTGCGCGGGTTTGCGCCAGGCTTGCATTTACCGGTAGATTAACCAGGACATTGAATTTATTTATATCTGCATTGGGAAAGAAAACCTGCGGGGCTATTGCCAGCAGTACAATTCCTACTAGCGTAATTCCAAAAGAGGTGAACACCACTTTTTTCTTGTTGGCAAAAGACCAGTCGATCAACTTATCATATCGCTGTTGAAGGTACACACTCCACCTGTTCTTCTTTTTTTCAGGGGCCAGCGGTTTTCGCCGGTACAG
The genomic region above belongs to Chitinophaga sp. 180180018-3 and contains:
- a CDS encoding helix-turn-helix transcriptional regulator; the protein is MPKISAIDSYVTGQVKKRREELKLSQEDLSFRLNKSEGYISQFESHKRGKAFSVRMINELARALECSPKYFMPDHWFEEQA
- a CDS encoding RNA polymerase sigma factor; the protein is MNTDPLLQQLKEGDPGALKNLYTTYFNMLYAKAFSIVGDEFIAKDLVQNCFLEVYEKKTYLQVHTSLQAYLMVSIRRQCFLFIKEQRRKKAQMSRYMLTLEQPTDFISEKITQEDRACKGKELNKALGKLSPQEMKVLETVVFQGKTHKEAAAINGMNAGTLHTYIYRAFGKLKKYVSAS
- a CDS encoding FecR domain-containing protein, with the translated sequence MNNEQRAYYEGLILRNYYNELSATEQLELHGALQNYPQVRAINQNLTHFLQTNRLPEKLEQQAILAEFGKFESQVHVQKTDRRLWLVAASIIVLVGASLLFFLIRHLPGVRKDNLTPLAGVQLKLANGSTHVMNVDFTIANNGFMQGTKDSLTIIDPSTEPGMNELIVPATYEYKLILADGSTVHMNADSKLRFSNDFKNIPEVYLEGEAYFEVTPDAKRVFLVHYPGGTVRVLGTSFNINTYLPQRPVTVLISGKVDLVAKDSVHALLSPGQAGTYTAGKWQIQSVDTAEALAWRQGVQYFNDIPLEEIVPVMERWYNVKVVLDGDAANVKLNTRLNKHRPLKEFLEMMATTSGLKYQEQENTIRIYR
- a CDS encoding efflux RND transporter permease subunit — protein: MRIQNNIPLWAIRQRGIVISIFSLVVAYGIYQFFVMDRQADPNIRVLQGSIVTTYPPGTEQEVEKEVTNRIEDYLFTFKQINREKTQSVSAPGVSYIKAELTADVDNPTEFWSKLQHGLNQLPVSGATIQTDWAEITQIILVVSSPTRSPREIKMFTDSVRHLLLEQDGVAGVRQMGEQPEEIGITVNPQQLKMYQLDIETVIQGITSNHQALAGGTLTQQAYSLPFSVTGRLHTIESIKNISIPISQGKNIPLSAVASVSKGYGKQKMAIGTQGNAIMLGVTLKSHINEVAVGKQLTRQLDALRNDLPNDIIIKTVVSEPAYVDYTIRQFNGEFFVVLLVVTFVLIVSLPFRTAIVASIAAPISVFIAIAIISMIGLPLQQVVIAGLILSLGLVVDDAIVVADNFLDLRARGYGISAAAWKSAYLLLRPLTLATVCIMVIFFPLAMFTVGLAKEFMVTLPITVAIAVGASFFVAVFITPILCWYMGKWELYRRKPLAPEKKKNRWSVYLQQRYDKLIDWSFANKKKVVFTSFGITLVGIVLLAIAPQVFFPNADINKFNVLVNLPVNASLAQTRAVAQQLEDRIRQDEGVRDVTAFLGVSAFRFHVTYAPHYASENFAQLFITTDDVASTRRLARLYVDSLEGSIPGVDIQVRTLNFNQTEAPIEIHIAGSNLQELKHIGAEICDRIKNINGINYVRTSFGRDYTGLDVVAKNSVTSDYQAPKAAIGRIVQAAGDGINVGTFYENDEKINLVVHLEKAGGFLDGIGMVPVRSINGGMTTLSEVVDCQLKNHTAAITHRNGERVLTVLAEAQKGVPASKVFKEVDKRIRDMALPAGYSLQYGGEIATVLENLPGLVTAILAGLFIIYLLSLLVYKNFSMAALVILTFVLSVPGAALGLYVTGYPLGFTAAVGLLALTAVVQRNAITKLEYAILYMAEGHSVEESAKEAAKRRMRPVVLTSVVASMGLITMIAGGSSMWGPLATVIAFGVLFSVFQTLLVIPVLFAMWVKLPSIRFSRPRWYPAVATALFILLAVVPSKAQELNLEGCKEKALQNNIGIKATREQMKYKTEAVTVSRLSAAPKISGNVYGFATGAPLKDLLAPYGGVASIGVEQLIYGGGYTHIKRRGAVLGKEIAEVDLEAKINKVLFATEKLYWEYQTASASEAVVSQHARAIERSLFETKEAIRAGSQEREDSLLLAVAFMENAVHQKQIATQLRLLKARICLLIGTDTATVVISRNEKPVMSNELFSKQEDTTSLHPLVRQAGLRSQELQVEIDLLKAAGRPKVALTGGPYYWLGPAGSGGMLPKSSFVSGYGAVGLSIPIFDGGSRRAQVTALNYQLSATRYQEQLTKAALDLSRQEVSAKIQIAEETLQIAVEKGKAMEALLRLRQAQFRAGRVSRKMLLEAETDNQQYCLEILKAGCALRIEKARQFYRQELPE